One window of Microbacterium sediminis genomic DNA carries:
- a CDS encoding alpha-ketoacid dehydrogenase subunit beta gives MTFGKALNAGLRKAMADSDRVLMMGEDIGRLGGVFRVTEGLLASFGERRVLDTPLAESGIVGTAIGLAMGGFRPVVEIQFDGFVFPAFDQITTQLAKLTNRHEGALSLPVVIRIPYGGHIGAVEHHQESPEAYFAHTPGLRVVSPSTPNDAYWMIQDAIASNDPVIFMEPKSRYWHKGEIDLASRAMPLHGSRVVRKGGDVTLVGHGAMVTTLLQAAALAEAEGTSCEVIDLRSLSPIDYGPLLDSVRRTGRMVVAQEAPGHVSVGSEIAATVTERAFYSLEAPVIRVSGFDVPFPPAKLEGTYLPDADRVLEAVDRALAY, from the coding sequence ATGACGTTCGGCAAGGCGCTCAACGCCGGCCTGCGCAAGGCGATGGCCGACAGCGACCGCGTGCTCATGATGGGCGAGGACATCGGCCGGCTCGGCGGCGTCTTCCGCGTGACCGAGGGCCTGCTCGCCTCGTTCGGTGAGCGGCGCGTGCTCGACACGCCCCTGGCCGAGTCCGGCATCGTCGGCACGGCGATCGGCCTGGCGATGGGCGGCTTCCGCCCCGTGGTCGAGATCCAGTTCGACGGCTTCGTCTTCCCGGCCTTCGACCAGATCACCACGCAGCTGGCCAAGCTCACCAATCGCCACGAGGGCGCGCTGTCGCTGCCGGTCGTCATCCGCATCCCTTACGGCGGGCACATCGGAGCCGTCGAGCACCACCAGGAGAGCCCTGAGGCGTACTTCGCGCACACCCCCGGCCTGCGCGTGGTGTCGCCGTCGACGCCCAACGACGCCTACTGGATGATCCAGGACGCGATCGCCTCGAACGATCCCGTGATCTTCATGGAGCCGAAGTCGCGCTACTGGCACAAGGGCGAGATCGACCTGGCCTCGCGCGCCATGCCGCTGCACGGCAGCCGCGTGGTCCGCAAGGGCGGCGACGTCACGCTCGTGGGGCACGGGGCGATGGTCACCACGCTGCTGCAGGCGGCCGCGCTCGCCGAGGCCGAGGGCACCAGCTGCGAGGTGATCGACCTGCGCTCGCTGTCGCCGATCGACTACGGCCCGCTGCTCGACTCGGTGCGCCGGACCGGCCGCATGGTCGTGGCGCAGGAGGCGCCCGGACACGTCAGCGTCGGCAGCGAGATCGCCGCCACGGTGACCGAGCGTGCCTTCTACTCGCTCGAGGCGCCCGTGATCCGGGTGTCCGGTTTCGATGTGCCGTTCCCTCCCGCCAAGCTGGAGGGGACGTACCTGCCCGACGCCGACCGCGTGCTCGAGGCCGTCGACCGGGCCCTGGCCTACTGA
- a CDS encoding dihydrolipoamide acetyltransferase family protein has protein sequence MQTYNLPDVGEGLTEAEIVQWHVKPGDTVAVNDVVAEIETAKSLVELPSPYAGTVAELLVAEGDTVDVGTPILAVAGADDQPAPTAPSDPAPAAADAGGSVLVGYGTGGEVKTRRRKPRHEVAVASSVGVVAKPPIRKLARDLGIDLADVTASGPAGEVTRDDVLRHAEQAKVFRNLETPQWPTERERRIPVAPASTDDRYETIPVKGVRKATANAMVGSAYTAPHVSVWTDVDASRTMEFVKRLKQQPQFADVRVSPLLVFAKALLWAVQRTPEINSAWVDTEQGAEIHVRNYVNLGIAAATPRGLLVPNIKDAHALSMRELAVALQNLTQTARDGKTTPEDQQGGTITITNIGVFGMDAGTPIINPGEAGIVAMGAIRQKPWVVDGEVRPAWVTTVSGSFDHRIVDGDKISRFIADIAAVLEEPALLLD, from the coding sequence ATGCAGACGTACAACCTGCCCGACGTGGGCGAGGGACTGACCGAGGCCGAGATCGTCCAGTGGCACGTCAAGCCCGGCGACACCGTGGCCGTCAACGACGTGGTCGCGGAGATCGAGACCGCCAAGTCGCTCGTGGAGCTGCCGTCGCCGTACGCCGGCACGGTGGCCGAGCTGCTCGTCGCCGAGGGCGACACGGTGGATGTCGGCACGCCGATCCTCGCGGTCGCGGGCGCCGATGACCAGCCGGCGCCCACCGCGCCCTCCGACCCGGCCCCCGCCGCGGCGGACGCGGGCGGTTCGGTGCTCGTGGGATACGGCACCGGGGGAGAGGTCAAGACCCGCCGCCGCAAGCCGCGGCACGAGGTCGCCGTCGCGTCGTCGGTCGGCGTGGTCGCCAAGCCCCCGATCCGCAAGCTCGCCCGCGACCTGGGCATCGACCTCGCCGATGTGACGGCGAGCGGCCCGGCCGGCGAGGTCACCCGCGACGACGTGCTCCGGCACGCCGAGCAGGCCAAGGTGTTCCGCAACCTCGAGACGCCGCAGTGGCCGACCGAGCGCGAGCGCCGCATCCCCGTGGCGCCCGCGAGCACCGACGACCGGTACGAGACGATCCCCGTCAAGGGCGTGCGCAAGGCGACCGCCAACGCGATGGTGGGCTCGGCCTACACCGCGCCGCACGTGTCGGTGTGGACCGACGTCGACGCCAGCCGCACGATGGAGTTCGTCAAGCGCCTCAAGCAGCAGCCGCAGTTCGCCGACGTGCGCGTCTCGCCGCTGCTCGTGTTCGCCAAGGCCCTGCTGTGGGCCGTGCAGCGCACGCCCGAGATCAACTCCGCGTGGGTCGACACCGAGCAGGGCGCTGAGATCCACGTGCGCAACTACGTCAATCTCGGCATCGCGGCCGCGACCCCGCGCGGCCTGCTCGTGCCCAACATCAAGGACGCGCACGCGCTCTCGATGCGCGAGCTCGCCGTCGCCCTGCAGAACCTCACGCAGACGGCGCGAGACGGGAAGACCACGCCCGAGGACCAGCAGGGCGGCACGATCACGATCACGAACATCGGCGTGTTCGGGATGGACGCCGGCACGCCGATCATCAACCCCGGCGAGGCCGGAATAGTGGCCATGGGGGCGATCCGTCAGAAGCCGTGGGTCGTCGACGGCGAGGTGCGCCCCGCGTGGGTCACGACCGTGTCCGGCTCGTTCGACCACCGCATCGTCGACGGCGACAAGATCAGCCGCTTCATCGCCGACATCGCCGCCGTCCTCGAGGAGCCCGCGCTGCTGCTCGACTGA
- a CDS encoding metal ABC transporter solute-binding protein, Zn/Mn family gives MTRRVLPVISLIALSGIALAGCAGTDAEGAESGGVTIVASTSVYADLASAVVGDAVEVTAIIDSATQDPHEYEASARDQLAVDEADLVILNGGGYDHFMEDAVAAAGVAHVVTAVEYNHDYPGAEGEEHSEDERAEDEEHAEDEEHGEHEHHHIEGFNEHVWYDPHTIVHVVEAIAEQVGELVPDEVEAFEANAAELIAQIEGLETSLDEIAAAHEGETVFFTEPVGGYLAAAAGLDDITTEGFAEAVEEGQDVAPATLLAATESISGGEVDVIVANTQTGGPETQAVLDAAEAAGVPIVEYGETLPDGETYVTWMQANIDALADALA, from the coding sequence ATGACCCGTCGTGTGCTGCCCGTGATCTCGCTCATCGCCCTCTCCGGGATCGCTCTCGCCGGCTGTGCCGGAACCGATGCGGAGGGCGCGGAGTCCGGCGGCGTGACGATCGTCGCCTCGACGAGCGTGTACGCCGACCTTGCGAGCGCGGTCGTCGGCGACGCGGTCGAGGTGACCGCGATCATCGACTCGGCCACCCAGGACCCGCACGAGTACGAGGCGAGCGCGCGCGACCAGCTCGCGGTCGACGAGGCTGACCTCGTGATCCTCAACGGCGGCGGATACGACCACTTCATGGAGGACGCCGTGGCCGCCGCCGGCGTCGCGCACGTCGTGACCGCGGTGGAGTACAACCACGACTACCCCGGCGCCGAGGGCGAGGAGCACTCGGAAGACGAGCGCGCCGAGGACGAGGAGCACGCCGAGGACGAGGAGCACGGCGAGCACGAGCACCACCACATCGAGGGCTTCAACGAGCACGTCTGGTACGACCCGCACACGATCGTGCACGTCGTCGAGGCGATCGCCGAGCAGGTCGGGGAGCTCGTGCCCGACGAGGTCGAGGCCTTCGAGGCGAACGCCGCCGAGCTGATCGCGCAGATCGAGGGGCTCGAGACGAGCCTCGACGAGATCGCGGCCGCGCACGAGGGCGAGACGGTGTTCTTCACCGAGCCCGTGGGCGGATACCTCGCCGCGGCGGCCGGACTCGACGACATCACGACCGAGGGCTTCGCCGAGGCCGTGGAGGAGGGTCAGGACGTCGCGCCGGCCACGCTCCTGGCGGCGACCGAATCGATCTCGGGTGGTGAGGTCGACGTGATCGTCGCGAACACGCAGACCGGCGGCCCCGAGACGCAGGCGGTGCTGGACGCGGCGGAGGCGGCGGGCGTGCCGATCGTCGAGTACGGCGAGACGCTGCCCGACGGCGAGACCTACGTCACCTGGATGCAGGCCAACATCGACGCCCTCGCCGACGCCCTGGCCTGA
- a CDS encoding metal ABC transporter ATP-binding protein: MTDPLLEIRGAALRLRGRELWSGLDLDVRPGEFIAVLGPSGSGKTTLMRAILGLRELSEGSIRVAGQPARRGNRRIGYIPQQLPFPADTSLRARDLVGLGINGARFGLPIPPRGARARVDALLEAVGATGYADSPVGRLSGGEQQRLRVGQALADDPRLLLCDEPLSSLDLANQQAVTAIIEAQRAKGAAVLFVTHDVNPILNKVDRILYIAGGRFMLGTPAEVLQTSVLSDLYGAPVHVLRAGSQLVVVGIPDADPHHAHEHEHDHEAHA; this comes from the coding sequence ATGACCGATCCCCTGCTCGAGATCCGCGGCGCGGCGCTGCGGCTGCGAGGGCGCGAGCTGTGGTCCGGGCTCGACCTCGACGTGCGCCCCGGCGAGTTCATCGCCGTGCTCGGCCCGAGCGGCTCGGGCAAGACCACGCTGATGCGCGCGATCCTGGGCCTGCGCGAGCTGAGCGAGGGGTCGATCCGCGTGGCCGGGCAGCCCGCGCGCCGCGGCAACCGGCGCATCGGCTACATCCCGCAGCAGCTGCCCTTCCCCGCCGACACGAGCCTGCGCGCCCGTGACCTCGTGGGACTCGGCATCAACGGCGCCCGCTTCGGCCTGCCGATCCCGCCGCGCGGGGCGCGCGCCCGCGTCGACGCGCTGCTGGAGGCCGTGGGCGCCACCGGCTACGCCGACAGCCCCGTGGGTCGTCTCAGCGGCGGCGAGCAGCAGCGGCTGCGGGTGGGCCAGGCCCTCGCCGACGATCCCCGCCTGCTGCTGTGCGACGAGCCGCTGTCGAGCCTGGATCTCGCCAATCAGCAGGCGGTCACGGCGATCATCGAGGCGCAGCGGGCCAAGGGCGCCGCCGTGCTCTTCGTCACGCACGACGTGAACCCGATCCTCAATAAGGTCGACCGCATCCTCTACATCGCCGGCGGCCGGTTCATGCTCGGCACCCCGGCCGAGGTGCTGCAGACCAGCGTGCTCAGCGACCTGTACGGCGCGCCCGTGCACGTGCTGCGCGCGGGCAGCCAGCTCGTCGTCGTGGGCATCCCCGACGCCGATCCGCATCACGCCCACGAGCACGAGCACGACCACGAGGCGCACGCATGA
- a CDS encoding metal ABC transporter permease, with amino-acid sequence MIRPALDWGDVISFQDYDKLLALVSNSLIAGAVLGIVGGLIGIFIMQRDMAFAVHGVSELSFAGAAAALLFGGSVVAGSLAGAVAAALLIGLLGSRARDRNSIVGVLMPFGLGLGILFLSLYEGRSANRFSLLTGQIISVTTPDLGWLIGISVAVLVALVLVWNPLRFDSLDPDSAAARGVPSTAISMLFMLLMGLVVAVAVHIIGALLVMALLVTPAAAAMKVVHGPLSVPLLSALFGFVSAVGGILLAIAGTLPVSPYITSISFLIYVVCRVIAWSRDRAVRGRTQRALNPAE; translated from the coding sequence ATGATCCGGCCCGCGCTCGACTGGGGCGACGTCATCTCGTTCCAGGACTACGACAAGCTGCTCGCGCTCGTCTCGAACTCCCTCATCGCCGGTGCCGTGCTCGGCATCGTGGGCGGGCTGATCGGCATCTTCATCATGCAGCGCGACATGGCGTTCGCCGTCCACGGCGTGAGCGAGCTGTCGTTCGCGGGCGCCGCCGCCGCGCTGCTGTTCGGGGGATCGGTCGTCGCGGGGTCGCTCGCCGGTGCGGTCGCCGCCGCGCTGCTGATCGGCCTGCTCGGCTCTCGGGCGCGGGATCGCAACTCGATCGTCGGCGTGCTGATGCCGTTCGGCCTGGGCCTGGGCATCCTCTTCCTGTCGCTGTACGAGGGGCGCAGCGCCAACCGGTTCAGCCTGCTGACCGGGCAGATCATCTCCGTCACCACGCCGGACCTCGGCTGGCTGATCGGGATCTCGGTGGCCGTGCTCGTCGCGCTCGTGCTCGTGTGGAACCCGCTCCGGTTCGACTCGCTCGACCCCGACTCCGCCGCCGCCCGCGGCGTGCCGTCGACGGCGATCAGCATGCTGTTCATGCTCCTCATGGGGCTCGTGGTCGCCGTGGCGGTGCACATCATCGGCGCGCTGCTCGTGATGGCGCTGCTCGTGACCCCGGCCGCCGCCGCCATGAAGGTCGTGCACGGGCCGCTGTCGGTGCCGCTGCTGTCGGCGCTGTTCGGCTTCGTGTCGGCCGTGGGCGGCATTCTCCTGGCGATCGCCGGCACGCTGCCGGTGAGCCCGTACATCACCTCGATCTCGTTCCTCATCTACGTGGTGTGCCGGGTGATCGCGTGGTCGCGCGACCGGGCGGTGCGCGGCCGTACCCAGCGGGCTCTGAACCCCGCGGAATAG
- a CDS encoding Fur family transcriptional regulator codes for MAQRNTWQRERVRGALAEADGFVSAQTLHQSLREADTGIGLATVYRTLAGLTAAGEADSLQSPDGEALYRACRSTGHHHHLICRSCGKAVEIEATAVEQWARDTAAAHGFVDAEHVVDIFGLCQDCAAKA; via the coding sequence ATGGCTCAGCGGAACACGTGGCAGCGCGAGCGGGTACGCGGCGCGCTCGCCGAGGCCGACGGCTTCGTGAGCGCCCAGACGCTGCACCAGTCCCTGCGGGAGGCGGACACGGGCATCGGCCTGGCCACCGTCTACCGCACCCTCGCCGGGCTCACCGCCGCGGGCGAGGCCGACTCGCTGCAGAGCCCCGACGGCGAGGCGCTGTATCGCGCGTGCCGCAGCACCGGCCACCACCACCACCTCATCTGCCGCTCGTGCGGCAAGGCCGTCGAGATCGAGGCGACCGCCGTCGAGCAGTGGGCCCGCGACACCGCGGCCGCGCACGGCTTCGTCGACGCCGAGCACGTCGTCGACATCTTCGGCCTCTGCCAGGACTGCGCCGCGAAGGCGTGA
- a CDS encoding permease: MTSIHPEVRRRGGVLLPLGIGAVAVVALFLIDAFAPALFSADLPTRAQDGLTLALSVLIEALPFVALGVILSIAVQVWLPDGVIERILPRAGWARRAVLSLVGMFIPVCECGNVPFARGLMMRGIGPADTLAFLVAAPIVNPIVILTTHQAFGWSDGILVARLLGGYAIANLIAWLYSRHPDPQRMLTERFAQTCEIVVGETGSRARRSLAQFVVELRAVMPALIIGSAVAGAVQVLVPRDALVAIGSNPVLSIAAMVLLAVTVAICSNVDAFFALSFASTFSPGSLVAFLLVGPLVDVKMLALLRTTFTWRVLAGIVVVVVLAAFAIGIGVNLVA; encoded by the coding sequence ATGACGTCGATCCACCCCGAGGTCCGCCGCCGCGGCGGCGTGCTCCTGCCGCTGGGCATCGGAGCCGTCGCGGTCGTCGCTCTGTTCCTCATCGACGCCTTCGCGCCCGCCCTGTTCTCGGCGGATCTGCCCACGCGCGCGCAGGACGGCCTCACCCTCGCGCTGAGCGTGCTCATCGAGGCCCTGCCGTTCGTCGCGCTCGGCGTGATCCTCTCGATCGCGGTGCAGGTGTGGCTGCCCGACGGCGTCATCGAGCGGATCCTGCCGCGCGCGGGCTGGGCCCGGCGCGCGGTGCTGTCGCTGGTGGGCATGTTCATCCCCGTCTGCGAGTGCGGCAACGTGCCGTTCGCGCGCGGCCTCATGATGCGCGGAATCGGCCCCGCCGACACCCTCGCCTTCCTCGTGGCGGCGCCGATCGTGAACCCGATCGTGATCCTCACCACCCACCAGGCGTTCGGGTGGAGCGACGGGATCCTCGTCGCCCGGCTGCTCGGCGGGTACGCGATCGCCAACCTCATCGCCTGGCTGTACAGCCGCCACCCGGACCCGCAGCGCATGCTCACCGAGCGGTTCGCGCAGACGTGCGAGATCGTCGTGGGCGAGACGGGATCGCGCGCCCGGCGCAGCCTCGCGCAGTTCGTCGTGGAGCTGCGCGCCGTGATGCCCGCGCTCATCATCGGGTCGGCCGTCGCGGGCGCCGTGCAGGTGCTCGTGCCGCGCGACGCGCTCGTCGCGATCGGGTCCAACCCGGTGCTCTCGATCGCCGCGATGGTGCTGCTGGCCGTGACCGTGGCGATCTGCTCGAACGTCGACGCGTTCTTCGCGCTGTCGTTCGCGTCGACCTTCTCGCCCGGCTCGCTCGTGGCGTTCCTGCTCGTGGGCCCCCTCGTCGACGTGAAGATGCTGGCGCTGCTGCGCACCACCTTCACGTGGCGCGTGCTGGCCGGCATCGTCGTCGTGGTCGTGCTGGCGGCCTTCGCGATCGGGATCGGGGTGAACCTCGTTGCGTAG
- a CDS encoding TIGR03943 family putative permease subunit, translating to MRRAGSIGTRWLGAGLASVLAVVTLGLWATDRLALYINPAQSWFAVGMAVVVLAGSIASFALPLGAEDDHGHGADEHAHHHEPGRGSLAVGVVGGVLATGVAAGAILLPPASLSVELAMERDTGTPPLFAGADDVVLAAGSDTSGFGVGDWAAVFARATSPDAFDGAEVTLTGFVTPADDGEDGIRLGRLVITHCVIDAQPATLPVAAVDGDFPVGEWIEVAGVVSAGADGELVIEPTSVTPVPEPEDPYEY from the coding sequence TTGCGTAGGGCGGGATCGATCGGCACGCGCTGGCTCGGGGCGGGACTCGCCTCGGTCCTGGCGGTGGTCACGCTCGGCCTGTGGGCCACCGACCGGCTCGCGCTGTACATCAACCCCGCGCAGTCCTGGTTCGCCGTCGGCATGGCCGTGGTGGTGCTCGCCGGCTCGATCGCCTCGTTCGCGCTGCCGCTGGGTGCCGAGGACGATCACGGGCACGGCGCCGACGAGCACGCGCATCACCACGAGCCGGGCCGCGGCTCGCTCGCCGTCGGGGTGGTCGGCGGCGTGCTGGCGACGGGCGTGGCCGCGGGGGCGATCCTCCTGCCGCCGGCGTCGTTGTCGGTCGAGCTGGCGATGGAGCGCGACACGGGCACGCCGCCGCTGTTCGCGGGGGCCGACGACGTCGTGCTCGCCGCGGGGTCGGACACGAGCGGATTCGGCGTGGGCGACTGGGCCGCGGTGTTCGCGCGGGCGACGAGCCCCGACGCGTTCGACGGCGCGGAGGTGACGCTGACCGGGTTCGTGACGCCGGCCGACGACGGGGAGGATGGCATCCGGCTCGGACGCCTCGTCATCACGCACTGCGTGATCGACGCGCAGCCGGCCACGCTCCCGGTCGCGGCGGTGGACGGCGATTTCCCCGTGGGGGAGTGGATCGAGGTGGCCGGCGTGGTCTCGGCCGGCGCCGACGGCGAGCTCGTGATCGAGCCGACGTCGGTCACCCCCGTGCCCGAGCCCGAGGACCCGTATGAGTACTGA
- a CDS encoding DNA-3-methyladenine glycosylase — translation MSGLRPATRDDLLPLAVEVAPRLLGAVLTTTIAGETVAVRITEVEAYHGAGSGAVPDPGSHARMGRTARNATMWGEPGHLYVYLSHGIHSCVNVVCGPEGRGDGCLLRAGEIIGGADIARRRRTVRGVVRSDRDLARGPGRLGDAIGLRHPLHDGIDAIGGAELGGAVARLELAAEPVADPAAGPRVGVAGVAGTSAYPWRFWIAGDPTVSAFRPGRGAVEAAGPC, via the coding sequence GTGAGTGGGCTGCGCCCGGCCACGCGCGACGACCTGCTGCCGCTCGCCGTCGAGGTGGCCCCGCGGCTGCTGGGCGCCGTGCTGACCACCACGATCGCCGGCGAGACGGTGGCCGTGCGCATCACCGAGGTGGAGGCGTATCACGGCGCCGGCTCGGGGGCGGTCCCCGACCCCGGCTCGCACGCCCGCATGGGGCGCACGGCGCGCAACGCGACGATGTGGGGCGAGCCCGGTCACCTGTACGTGTACCTCAGCCACGGCATCCACTCGTGCGTCAACGTCGTCTGCGGCCCCGAGGGGCGCGGCGACGGCTGCCTGCTGCGGGCGGGCGAGATCATCGGCGGCGCCGACATCGCCCGCCGACGCCGCACCGTGCGCGGCGTCGTGCGCAGCGACCGCGACCTCGCGCGCGGCCCCGGGCGCCTCGGCGACGCCATCGGCCTGCGCCATCCGCTGCACGACGGCATCGACGCGATCGGGGGTGCCGAGCTCGGCGGCGCGGTCGCGCGGCTCGAGCTCGCCGCCGAACCTGTGGCCGATCCCGCGGCCGGTCCGCGCGTGGGCGTGGCGGGCGTGGCCGGCACCTCGGCGTACCCGTGGCGGTTCTGGATCGCCGGGGATCCCACCGTGTCGGCCTTCCGCCCGGGACGCGGGGCGGTCGAGGCCGCGGGGCCGTGCTAG
- the rpmB gene encoding 50S ribosomal protein L28 produces MAAVCQVTGATPGFGHNISHSHRRTKRRFDPNVQKKTYYVPSLGRKVTLNVSAKGIKVIDVRGIESVVKDLIAKGVKL; encoded by the coding sequence ATGGCTGCTGTGTGCCAGGTGACCGGCGCCACGCCTGGATTCGGTCACAACATTTCGCACTCGCACCGACGGACGAAGCGTCGCTTCGACCCGAACGTGCAGAAGAAGACGTACTACGTTCCGTCGCTCGGCCGTAAGGTCACGCTGAACGTCTCGGCCAAGGGCATCAAGGTGATCGACGTCCGCGGCATCGAGTCGGTCGTCAAGGACCTGATCGCGAAGGGTGTGAAGCTCTAA
- the rpmG gene encoding 50S ribosomal protein L33 — MAKKAQDIRPIIKLRSTAGTGYTYVTKKNRRNNPDRLVLKKYDPVVRKHVEFREER; from the coding sequence ATGGCCAAGAAGGCTCAGGACATCCGTCCGATCATCAAGCTGCGTTCGACCGCGGGCACGGGCTACACCTACGTGACCAAGAAGAACCGCCGCAACAACCCCGACCGCCTCGTGCTCAAGAAGTACGACCCGGTCGTCCGCAAGCACGTCGAGTTCCGAGAGGAGCGTTGA
- the rpsN gene encoding 30S ribosomal protein S14 translates to MAKKSKIARNEQRKAVVARYAEQRAQLKKTLVDPNASDDEREAARVGLQKLPRNASPVRVRSRDAIDGRPRGVLTKFGISRVRFRDMAHRGELPGVTKSSW, encoded by the coding sequence ATGGCTAAGAAGAGCAAGATCGCGCGTAACGAGCAGCGCAAGGCGGTCGTGGCCCGCTACGCCGAGCAGCGCGCTCAGCTGAAGAAGACCCTCGTCGACCCGAACGCTTCGGACGACGAGCGCGAGGCCGCCCGCGTGGGCCTGCAGAAGCTGCCCCGCAACGCCTCGCCGGTGCGCGTGCGCTCGCGCGACGCCATCGACGGTCGCCCCCGCGGTGTGCTGACGAAGTTCGGCATCTCGCGTGTGCGCTTCCGCGACATGGCCCACCGTGGCGAGCTGCCCGGTGTGACCAAGTCGTCCTGGTAA
- a CDS encoding alpha/beta hydrolase yields the protein MPLDPFFADRLRSDRRHWFRQATQRLKSRLGWPWFMRPAADEGVRSATSAEKDRARRGAREDTRDAIRAHEPHPSQKRAVHRRQARAWDRKELARSGTPGPKVRAEEHVVPVDGYPDVRVRVYYPADAWDIAAEGPIPACLMFFGGAFRIGGIDYATTDAANRRRAADARVAIVAVDYALAPEHKFPTPVEQGVAALRWLFDRATALGIDRERIAVGGTSAGGNIAAAVALANRDRDGLPIRLQLLEVPVVDLTGRHIDFAASRALGIPMPIMARELISVSRTYLPHRRDAKNPLASPILAASLAGLPPAAIFTAEYDPLRGEGAAYAAALRAAGVEATAVQYQGMVHDGAIYTAVVPTARRWQADVVTALRSLHA from the coding sequence ATGCCGCTCGACCCGTTCTTCGCGGACCGACTGCGCAGCGACCGCAGGCACTGGTTCCGGCAGGCGACCCAGCGACTGAAGTCGCGCCTGGGCTGGCCGTGGTTCATGCGGCCCGCCGCCGACGAGGGCGTGCGCTCGGCCACCAGCGCCGAGAAGGACCGCGCCCGGCGCGGGGCGCGCGAGGACACCCGCGACGCGATCCGCGCGCACGAGCCGCACCCGTCGCAGAAGCGCGCGGTGCACCGGCGCCAGGCCAGGGCCTGGGATCGCAAGGAACTGGCGCGCTCGGGCACGCCCGGGCCCAAGGTCCGCGCGGAGGAGCACGTCGTCCCCGTCGACGGCTACCCGGACGTGCGCGTGCGCGTGTACTACCCGGCCGACGCGTGGGACATCGCGGCCGAGGGACCGATCCCCGCGTGCCTGATGTTCTTCGGCGGGGCCTTCCGGATCGGCGGGATCGACTACGCCACGACCGACGCGGCCAACCGCCGCAGGGCCGCCGACGCCCGCGTGGCGATCGTGGCCGTCGACTATGCCCTCGCCCCGGAGCACAAGTTCCCCACGCCCGTGGAGCAGGGCGTCGCCGCGCTGCGCTGGCTGTTCGATCGGGCGACCGCGCTCGGCATCGACCGCGAGCGGATCGCGGTGGGCGGCACCTCGGCCGGCGGCAACATCGCCGCGGCCGTGGCGCTGGCCAACCGCGATCGCGACGGCCTGCCGATCCGGCTGCAGCTGCTCGAGGTCCCGGTTGTGGACCTCACGGGGCGGCACATCGACTTCGCGGCCTCGCGCGCCCTGGGCATCCCGATGCCGATCATGGCGCGGGAGCTCATCTCGGTGTCGCGCACGTACCTGCCGCACCGCCGCGACGCCAAGAACCCGCTCGCCTCGCCGATCCTCGCCGCCTCGCTGGCCGGGCTGCCGCCCGCCGCGATCTTCACCGCCGAGTACGACCCGCTGCGCGGCGAGGGCGCGGCGTACGCGGCGGCGCTGCGGGCGGCCGGGGTGGAGGCCACCGCGGTGCAGTATCAGGGCATGGTGCACGACGGCGCGATCTACACCGCGGTCGTGCCGACCGCGCGCCGCTGGCAGGCCGACGTCGTGACGGCGCTGCGCAGCCTCCACGCCTGA